Proteins found in one Scardovia inopinata JCM 12537 genomic segment:
- a CDS encoding bifunctional lysylphosphatidylglycerol flippase/synthetase MprF: MLQTGDSRRNQQNQLNQKNAGESKTSSIAKSTDSQAGEHQVTKKAKRPLLTANNSSRHPWKPLIRDGQQWIAHHPLTIISSFLFLLINIIPRIIFSTPVDLSLAQTTDRLGFLQSSYENIMQGRWYTVLTAVFFVDDSWQILLGLIIILTMMSVAESRLGRRLTVVISIVSMLIGLSSGLALCFAFQGHRKRWAILYVMSQSYGPCVLVIGAFMAAAIMMTPLWRRRVYIYTYAVIAATLLYRGEPVDYALLVSAFVGQACGFIVSRLSLRDFDAQPAQTAETWHILGIVTLISACGPLISATSPIHAGPFSQLSFLVSSAQINTRNLAPCMMAGGSRASCYLRYGFFHVNSFSHILVSLLSVLVMVLIARGIYRGRLLAVDLAIIFNTAMVIIADLYYFIFPFLLLKIDPNNKNLKVSSLIQVSLRELIATCVLPLTLLIIYAFQRRNFTIVTRRRRKVIGGAVIVASFLLLCLLYVIIAKTTGGQHRQWESDVFNGGWPRARRPYGDYQRQYRYSSWSSTHPDAASILEIVLSLTYYFLPTGFLKILRHLHFTFLSPLTQMTGAVFGPLLWVIIVVVVAVCLSDTGVVGVSEHRKADQIVELGGESMSFMTTWQGNNYWFSSSGRSAIAYRVYVGIALTVTGPFGDPSEYEQSVNDFIQFCQNRSWTPVFYSIHQELTEFLEKKHWSSLDVGTEMIIDPTQWKTTGKKWQDIRTAINKAKRENITDVLSTYQDSTLDIQSQIMGISEAWSGQKALPEMGFTLGSVKELMDPRVKLLYAVDPRGVVQAVTSWLPTYRQGRVIGWTLDFMRHRPDASNGIMEFLIARMAERLRDGQGGPDMQNVEFMSLSAAPLSGIRASDSASASLTHLLQMTADILEPAYGFHSLLFFKKKFQPHQAHVYVAYPDSSKLGQIALAVGHAYLPSVKVKDLFSMAGSLTRHAHPAEQARANGEQGS; encoded by the coding sequence ATGCTACAGACTGGGGATAGTCGGAGAAATCAGCAGAATCAGCTTAATCAAAAGAATGCTGGGGAAAGTAAAACCAGCTCGATTGCCAAGAGCACTGATAGTCAGGCTGGTGAGCATCAGGTTACGAAGAAAGCAAAACGTCCCTTGCTAACGGCTAACAATTCCAGCAGACATCCCTGGAAGCCTTTGATTCGTGATGGTCAGCAGTGGATCGCGCATCATCCGTTAACAATTATTTCCTCTTTTCTTTTTCTTCTGATCAACATTATTCCTCGGATAATTTTCTCGACTCCGGTTGATCTAAGCTTGGCTCAAACAACCGACCGCCTGGGTTTCCTCCAATCCAGCTATGAGAACATTATGCAGGGACGCTGGTATACCGTTCTGACAGCTGTCTTTTTTGTTGATGATTCCTGGCAGATCTTGCTCGGGCTTATAATTATTCTGACTATGATGTCAGTAGCAGAGTCTCGATTGGGGCGAAGGCTGACCGTAGTCATCAGCATAGTTAGTATGTTAATTGGTCTGAGCTCAGGACTGGCACTATGCTTTGCATTCCAAGGGCATCGAAAACGATGGGCGATCCTCTATGTGATGTCCCAGTCGTATGGACCATGTGTCCTGGTTATTGGGGCTTTTATGGCAGCTGCTATTATGATGACCCCACTGTGGCGCAGACGTGTCTATATTTACACCTACGCAGTTATTGCGGCTACTCTGCTCTACAGAGGGGAACCTGTTGACTATGCCCTTCTGGTTTCTGCCTTTGTTGGCCAGGCATGTGGTTTTATTGTTTCCCGCCTATCTCTTCGCGATTTTGACGCTCAACCTGCTCAAACAGCTGAAACTTGGCATATCTTGGGAATAGTTACCCTTATTTCTGCCTGTGGCCCCCTTATCTCAGCCACATCGCCTATCCATGCCGGTCCCTTTTCACAGCTGAGTTTTTTGGTCTCTTCGGCACAGATCAATACCAGGAATTTGGCTCCTTGCATGATGGCCGGCGGATCACGGGCCTCATGCTACCTCCGGTATGGCTTCTTCCACGTCAATTCTTTCAGCCATATTTTGGTATCTCTTCTATCAGTACTGGTAATGGTTCTTATTGCCCGGGGAATATACCGGGGACGACTTTTGGCTGTCGATCTTGCCATCATCTTTAATACTGCTATGGTAATCATTGCCGATCTGTACTATTTTATTTTTCCCTTTCTTCTTCTTAAAATTGATCCCAATAATAAAAATCTGAAAGTATCCTCTTTGATTCAAGTGTCCCTGAGGGAACTCATTGCTACCTGTGTTTTGCCTCTGACACTCCTGATTATCTATGCTTTTCAACGCAGGAATTTCACTATTGTCACCCGTCGGCGACGCAAGGTGATTGGGGGAGCAGTTATTGTTGCGTCTTTTCTTCTTTTGTGCCTCCTTTATGTGATTATTGCCAAAACTACTGGCGGTCAACACCGTCAGTGGGAATCAGATGTCTTCAACGGAGGCTGGCCTCGGGCCAGACGGCCCTACGGAGATTATCAGCGGCAGTATCGGTACTCTTCCTGGTCTTCGACTCATCCAGACGCTGCATCCATCCTTGAGATTGTTCTTTCTCTTACCTACTATTTTCTTCCCACAGGATTTTTGAAGATTCTCCGACATCTGCATTTTACTTTCCTGAGTCCTCTGACTCAGATGACCGGGGCTGTTTTTGGCCCTCTTTTATGGGTGATCATTGTCGTAGTGGTTGCAGTCTGCCTATCGGATACAGGTGTGGTTGGTGTTTCAGAACATCGAAAAGCCGACCAGATCGTAGAGCTGGGAGGAGAATCCATGTCTTTCATGACAACCTGGCAGGGCAACAATTACTGGTTTTCTTCTTCAGGCCGCAGTGCCATTGCCTACCGGGTGTATGTAGGAATAGCGCTTACTGTGACCGGCCCCTTCGGCGACCCTTCTGAATACGAACAGTCTGTTAATGATTTCATTCAATTCTGTCAGAACCGGTCCTGGACCCCGGTCTTCTACTCGATTCATCAGGAGCTGACTGAGTTTTTGGAGAAAAAGCATTGGTCAAGTTTGGATGTCGGCACTGAAATGATTATTGACCCCACTCAGTGGAAGACGACCGGTAAAAAATGGCAGGATATCCGAACTGCCATTAACAAGGCAAAGCGGGAGAACATTACTGATGTTCTGTCTACCTACCAGGACTCAACCCTGGATATCCAATCGCAGATTATGGGAATTTCAGAGGCCTGGAGCGGGCAGAAAGCTCTCCCCGAGATGGGTTTCACCCTGGGGTCAGTTAAGGAGCTGATGGATCCGCGGGTAAAGCTCTTGTATGCAGTAGATCCTCGGGGAGTCGTTCAGGCGGTGACTTCCTGGCTGCCAACTTACCGCCAGGGGAGAGTTATAGGCTGGACTCTTGATTTTATGAGGCATCGGCCGGATGCGTCCAATGGCATAATGGAGTTCCTGATAGCCAGAATGGCTGAGCGCCTTAGGGATGGTCAAGGTGGTCCTGATATGCAGAATGTTGAGTTTATGAGTCTGTCTGCTGCCCCCTTGTCGGGAATCCGGGCCAGTGACAGCGCTTCAGCCAGCCTGACTCACCTGCTCCAGATGACTGCTGATATCCTGGAACCCGCTTATGGATTT
- a CDS encoding alpha/beta hydrolase, whose amino-acid sequence MQFDINLETGPLPTTVTVLMIIMAICCLPVGIPVGRRQADSMRQADSMKKKGSGRSTLSILLRQVAGFCIFFFLGGMLTYLISDVWVLFNVQLGALVIRTVAVGMGILGYALVSLSVWKKWRKAAAVFLVILALIWSTLGVNAVYGQYPTVKSLLGKRVYPQLSEKPHRPSVMTVKRWKAMFSHSKSGESLSSRPLSVRKEGIVRIVPIPGKTSHFKARPATIYLPPAALVKNPPRLPLLILMAGQPGDPDRFFAAGKIHKIMDAFAKKNDGLAPIVISPDQLGNPSHDTLCSDTPVYGKVETYLTVDVTRWVVAHLPVQKPGASWGIGGFSMGGTCATHLGPRHHQLYGHIFSVGGEEHETNGSVSSMITRFYRGSREQYDDHVPATAIAKYGQPSQTFLFGNGYYDTLGQKNARIIARAALAKGMSVTAVVAQGTGHDWRTVRTVMNFGVALFCYQTGLSSQPVAIKNFPHVKRMAGIGQ is encoded by the coding sequence ATGCAGTTTGATATTAATCTGGAGACCGGGCCTCTTCCAACAACTGTCACTGTATTGATGATTATTATGGCTATCTGTTGCCTTCCTGTGGGAATTCCTGTGGGAAGAAGGCAGGCTGACAGCATGAGGCAGGCCGACAGCATGAAGAAGAAAGGCTCCGGCCGGTCGACCCTGTCTATTTTGCTCAGACAAGTTGCCGGTTTTTGTATCTTCTTTTTTCTGGGTGGTATGTTGACCTACCTCATTTCTGACGTCTGGGTTCTCTTCAATGTCCAGCTGGGCGCTCTGGTGATTCGTACAGTCGCCGTGGGCATGGGAATCCTCGGTTATGCCCTTGTCAGCCTGTCGGTCTGGAAAAAGTGGAGAAAAGCCGCTGCTGTTTTTCTGGTTATTCTTGCCCTGATCTGGTCAACTTTGGGAGTGAATGCAGTCTACGGCCAGTATCCCACGGTAAAATCACTCCTGGGGAAGCGGGTATATCCCCAGCTTAGCGAGAAGCCCCATCGTCCTTCTGTTATGACAGTAAAACGGTGGAAAGCCATGTTCAGCCACAGCAAGTCAGGAGAATCTCTTTCCTCGCGTCCGCTTTCTGTGCGAAAAGAGGGGATCGTAAGAATCGTTCCTATTCCGGGTAAAACATCACATTTCAAAGCTCGTCCTGCAACAATTTATTTGCCTCCTGCTGCTTTGGTCAAAAATCCTCCCCGCTTGCCTCTGCTGATTCTCATGGCAGGGCAGCCGGGAGATCCTGACAGGTTTTTTGCCGCAGGAAAAATCCATAAGATCATGGATGCTTTTGCCAAGAAAAATGATGGCCTGGCCCCAATTGTGATTTCGCCGGATCAGCTGGGAAATCCTTCACATGATACCTTGTGCTCTGATACTCCTGTATATGGGAAAGTGGAGACCTACCTGACCGTCGACGTGACCCGCTGGGTTGTGGCTCATCTGCCGGTTCAAAAACCAGGAGCGTCTTGGGGAATCGGTGGTTTTTCCATGGGTGGTACCTGTGCAACCCATCTGGGCCCCCGGCATCATCAGCTCTATGGCCATATTTTTTCAGTCGGTGGGGAGGAACATGAAACTAATGGGTCAGTCTCGTCCATGATTACTCGCTTTTACCGAGGTTCCCGGGAACAGTACGATGACCATGTGCCGGCGACAGCCATAGCTAAGTATGGGCAACCCAGTCAGACTTTTCTTTTTGGGAATGGATATTACGATACGTTGGGTCAAAAAAATGCCCGCATTATTGCCAGGGCAGCTCTGGCAAAAGGAATGAGCGTTACCGCTGTGGTCGCCCAGGGGACCGGGCATGACTGGAGAACAGTCAGGACTGTGATGAACTTCGGAGTTGCTCTTTTCTGCTATCAGACAGGTCTTAGCTCCCAGCCGGTTGCTATCAAGAATTTTCCTCATGTCAAGCGTATGGCTGGGATAGGTCAGTGA
- the tsaD gene encoding tRNA (adenosine(37)-N6)-threonylcarbamoyltransferase complex transferase subunit TsaD has translation MAEPIVLGIESTCDETAAAVVQGRTLLSNVVASSMEEHARYGGVIPELASRAHAEAFIPVVSQALAQAHLDLSDLDALAVSAGPGLSGCLAVGVSGAKALAYAAHKPLYGINHVIGHVAVTQLQFGSFPSNTLALIVSGGHTSLLRINDIARSIDLVGTTLDDAAGECFDKIARLLGFPYPGGPFIDRHAKRGNPHAIRVPQGLTQGRSAVQHPYDFSFSGVKTAVARWLEEENGQGRTIPVDDVCASLADSVASVLARKAIKGCQNYDSSTLIVGGGFSANSQLRAKLTEYGQKEGIEVRIPRIDLCTDNGAMVAMLGVNLVQAGCKPSSDDFPIDSSMSMTTVVMD, from the coding sequence ATGGCCGAACCGATTGTTCTGGGAATTGAATCAACTTGCGATGAGACTGCAGCAGCAGTTGTTCAGGGGCGGACGCTCCTGTCCAACGTTGTTGCCTCATCCATGGAAGAGCATGCCCGGTATGGAGGCGTTATTCCCGAGCTGGCTTCCCGGGCACACGCTGAAGCCTTTATTCCTGTGGTCTCTCAGGCTTTGGCCCAGGCTCATCTGGATCTGTCCGATCTTGATGCCCTGGCTGTTTCTGCCGGTCCCGGTCTGTCTGGCTGTCTGGCCGTAGGCGTCTCCGGCGCCAAGGCCCTGGCTTATGCTGCTCATAAACCCTTGTATGGGATTAATCATGTTATTGGCCACGTTGCCGTAACTCAACTGCAGTTTGGTTCTTTTCCCTCTAACACCCTGGCTTTGATTGTCTCCGGCGGTCATACTTCCCTCTTGCGCATCAATGATATTGCCAGATCCATTGACCTGGTGGGAACTACCCTCGATGACGCTGCCGGAGAGTGCTTTGATAAGATAGCCCGTCTCCTCGGCTTTCCTTACCCGGGCGGCCCCTTCATTGACCGCCATGCCAAGCGGGGGAATCCTCATGCCATTCGGGTTCCGCAAGGGTTGACTCAGGGGCGGTCCGCTGTTCAGCATCCTTATGACTTCAGTTTCTCAGGAGTGAAGACTGCGGTTGCCCGTTGGCTGGAAGAAGAGAATGGTCAAGGACGCACAATTCCCGTTGATGATGTCTGCGCTTCCTTGGCTGATTCTGTTGCTTCTGTATTGGCCAGAAAAGCTATTAAGGGTTGTCAGAATTATGATTCATCAACCTTAATTGTAGGAGGCGGTTTCAGCGCAAATTCACAGTTGAGAGCAAAACTGACAGAATATGGGCAGAAAGAAGGGATAGAAGTCCGCATTCCCCGGATAGATCTGTGTACAGATAATGGTGCCATGGTAGCCATGCTGGGAGTCAATCTGGTTCAGGCAGGGTGCAAGCCATCGTCCGATGATTTTCCCATTGATTCCTCCATGTCCATGACCACTGTTGTTATGGACTAG
- the rimI gene encoding ribosomal protein S18-alanine N-acetyltransferase: MVQEDIEAVSNLEKELFGPEAWSPEVLKSELAAESRYYFVDEELTPEPNDKPIRIRGYAGIWFDGSDAQIMTIGVAPADQGHHIGQALLGAVMNAASALHAQRMLLEVRVDNEPALALYKKNGFRLMGLRKRYYQPENIDAYTMECTVSDWAHASRHTVNFNKHIK; the protein is encoded by the coding sequence ATGGTCCAGGAAGATATCGAGGCCGTCTCTAACCTGGAAAAAGAGCTATTCGGCCCGGAAGCCTGGAGTCCTGAAGTTCTTAAAAGTGAGCTGGCGGCAGAGTCTCGATATTATTTTGTGGATGAGGAGTTGACTCCTGAACCCAACGACAAGCCCATCCGTATTCGAGGTTATGCTGGCATCTGGTTTGATGGCAGCGATGCCCAGATCATGACCATTGGGGTTGCGCCAGCAGACCAGGGGCACCATATTGGGCAGGCCCTGCTTGGGGCTGTAATGAATGCTGCGTCTGCTCTTCATGCTCAGCGAATGCTGCTGGAAGTTCGGGTAGATAATGAACCTGCTTTGGCGCTCTATAAAAAGAATGGTTTTCGCTTGATGGGGTTGCGTAAACGGTATTATCAGCCTGAGAATATTGACGCTTATACTATGGAGTGCACTGTATCTGATTGGGCACATGCTTCAAGACATACAGTAAACTTCAATAAGCACATCAAATAA
- the tsaB gene encoding tRNA (adenosine(37)-N6)-threonylcarbamoyltransferase complex dimerization subunit type 1 TsaB → MSHSDQDSCLVIDTSFGSTVGLVGHEPLIETDSRSHVEKLEPHIRRVIEAAGIQPEDLGTIVVGTGPAPFTGLRAGIVTARALSFVCGANLLGQNIVEAQALWYARKKMSDSGKSFPHLVLAVNDARRKQLYYALYDVSGIISGNNLIPQQLTDLNIASASTISLEISHFLASHPAYRQATLAISGRGAGSYMQAWDDLEDQRRRMHSDSGCTVSDLSCLVDGGAGGVDLFAAVARAHQSRKDPCSTDPLYLRRPDITVPTASRHKLGETAISLTLTEKNQKK, encoded by the coding sequence ATGAGTCACTCTGATCAGGATTCCTGTCTGGTGATTGACACTTCTTTTGGCTCAACTGTAGGCCTGGTAGGGCACGAACCGCTTATCGAGACTGATTCGCGCTCGCATGTGGAAAAACTGGAACCCCATATTCGCCGGGTCATAGAGGCAGCCGGTATTCAGCCGGAAGATCTGGGAACAATCGTTGTAGGAACCGGCCCTGCTCCCTTTACCGGGCTGCGGGCGGGAATAGTAACTGCCCGGGCCTTATCTTTTGTCTGTGGAGCCAACCTTTTGGGGCAGAATATTGTGGAAGCTCAGGCTCTGTGGTATGCCCGCAAGAAGATGTCAGACTCTGGTAAATCATTCCCTCACTTGGTTTTAGCTGTCAATGATGCCCGCAGAAAACAGCTTTATTATGCTTTATATGACGTATCTGGGATCATTTCTGGCAACAACCTGATTCCCCAGCAGCTGACAGACCTCAATATTGCCTCTGCCAGCACCATATCTTTGGAAATAAGCCACTTTCTGGCTTCCCACCCTGCCTATAGGCAGGCCACTCTTGCTATCTCGGGCAGAGGTGCCGGCTCCTACATGCAGGCCTGGGACGATCTGGAAGATCAGCGCAGACGGATGCACAGCGACTCGGGCTGCACAGTCAGCGACTTATCCTGTCTGGTGGACGGAGGAGCCGGGGGAGTGGACTTATTCGCTGCTGTGGCCCGCGCTCATCAGAGCCGGAAGGATCCCTGTTCTACCGATCCTTTATACCTGCGTCGTCCTGATATCACTGTGCCCACAGCTTCCCGGCACAAACTGGGGGAAACTGCCATATCGTTAACTTTGACTGAAAAGAACCAGAAAAAATGA
- the tsaE gene encoding tRNA (adenosine(37)-N6)-threonylcarbamoyltransferase complex ATPase subunit type 1 TsaE: MRRLGRSIGRAMKAGDVLVLSGPLGAGKTTLTQGIGQGLHIDEPMVSPTFTIARELIGRYQDGSPARVIHMDAYRLPGSDNDDLLIGRGGQSEADRQRSRNRLLDELESLGLDEELEDPGPGTSIVIEWGSLMASALSDDRLEISISRPAHAAYSDRGELTSDGERTVTIRAVGTSWKERQGEIDL; the protein is encoded by the coding sequence ATGCGCAGGTTAGGGCGGAGCATTGGCCGGGCCATGAAAGCAGGAGATGTGCTTGTTCTTTCCGGACCGCTGGGAGCGGGGAAAACGACCCTAACTCAGGGAATAGGACAGGGGCTGCACATTGATGAGCCCATGGTGTCCCCAACTTTTACCATAGCTCGTGAGCTGATAGGCCGCTACCAAGATGGTTCACCGGCCCGTGTAATCCATATGGATGCCTATCGTCTTCCCGGGTCTGACAATGATGATTTGTTAATTGGCCGGGGAGGGCAGTCGGAAGCTGATAGGCAAAGATCGCGGAACAGATTGCTGGATGAGCTAGAATCTCTAGGGCTGGACGAAGAACTGGAAGATCCTGGCCCGGGGACCAGTATAGTGATCGAGTGGGGGTCGCTCATGGCTTCAGCCTTATCTGATGATAGACTGGAGATCTCTATCAGCCGGCCCGCGCATGCTGCCTATTCTGATCGGGGAGAGCTAACCAGTGACGGAGAGAGGACCGTCACTATCCGGGCAGTAGGAACCTCGTGGAAAGAACGACAAGGAGAAATAGATCTATGA